CGCGCGGTAGAAGCGGGAACAGCTTTTATTTGTCACTACTTCACAGGAGGAGACATTCATGAAAGTTTACGTTGTAGGTGCTGGTGCCATTGGTGGTGTAGTAGGCGGTTATTTATCGAAAGCGGGATATGATATTACTTTGGCAGACATCGCCAAGGAACATATTGAAGCGATAAAAGCTTCAGGATTGACAATAGATGTTGATAACCAAAAAATAAATATTCCGGTTAAGGCAATAGATGCTGAAGAGTTTGCCCGCCAAGAATGTCAAAATGTTGATCTTGTTATTCTTGCAGTTAAAGCACAGCATACAGAACAAGCGTTACGCCCTATTATTCATCATTTGCATTTTAATTCAATTGTACTCTCCATGCAAAATGGATTATGTGAAAATGTTATCGCTTCAATAATAGGGAAAGAACGAACAATGGGATGTTTTGTGAATTTGTTTGCTGATTATATGGAACCGGGGGTAATCCAATATGGGGGCGTTGGAAGTTTATATATCGGTGAATTGGATGGAAAAATAACTCCTCGCCTTGAACAAATCCATCAAATGCTATTAGCGTGGGGCCCAGCACAAATGACTAACAATATATGGGGATATCTATGGAGCAAACTTGCTTATGGCGCTGTATTAACAGCTACAGCTTTAGTAGATGAAACCATGGCAGATGTCATAGAA
Above is a window of Fodinisporobacter ferrooxydans DNA encoding:
- a CDS encoding ketopantoate reductase family protein, which codes for MKVYVVGAGAIGGVVGGYLSKAGYDITLADIAKEHIEAIKASGLTIDVDNQKINIPVKAIDAEEFARQECQNVDLVILAVKAQHTEQALRPIIHHLHFNSIVLSMQNGLCENVIASIIGKERTMGCFVNLFADYMEPGVIQYGGVGSLYIGELDGKITPRLEQIHQMLLAWGPAQMTNNIWGYLWSKLAYGAVLTATALVDETMADVIEPMENRELLFVLASETLSVANRLEISPMGFDDWEPTLIYPKETRDAAKLNDQWNTLIKRLRSYKKVKSGIWRDLAVRKRKTEVPYHLNPVIEQGKKLGISMELTKKVVSMIQEIENGSRKMSWNNIVELKNRIN